The segment GGGATCATGACCGCCATGTGACCAGGGGTTGCAGCGCAATATGCGCCAAACCATCAGCCGAACGCTTTTAAAAAATCCGTAATGCGCAAAACAATCGCAAGCGTATTGGGAACAAGACGGTGTAAATTTGCAATGCATTCCCATATAGGGGCTGAGTGCAATTTGGTAAACCCTAAGGAGCTTGATGGTAATTTTGTTTAAGGGGTTCATGTTAAATCAGCCCCAATATTTGCTTGCGCAAAACATCTTGCTCTTGTTTTCTAAGTCTGCCACGGGTATCACGACCAATAGGCTTTTTAAGTTTTACAACAACGTCGCTTTCTTGGCTCAGACCTGTACCAGTTCTCACCACTTCACGAATCATTCGCTTGAGTCGGTTGCGATCTACCGCACGCTTTGCTAGTTTTTTAGCAACCGCAATTCCTAAATCTGGTTTAGCGCCCGCATTCGGTAATGCCAAATACAAACCCCAATACATACTTGTCTTGGGGCGTGTTTTTAGT is part of the Polynucleobacter sp. es-EL-1 genome and harbors:
- the rnpA gene encoding ribonuclease P protein component, giving the protein MNSARISDLLKTRPKTSMYWGLYLALPNAGAKPDLGIAVAKKLAKRAVDRNRLKRMIREVVRTGTGLSQESDVVVKLKKPIGRDTRGRLRKQEQDVLRKQILGLI
- the yidD gene encoding membrane protein insertion efficiency factor YidD; amino-acid sequence: MNPLNKITIKLLRVYQIALSPYMGMHCKFTPSCSQYACDCFAHYGFFKSVRLMVWRILRCNPWSHGGHDPAVK